Proteins from one Sphingopyxis terrae subsp. terrae NBRC 15098 genomic window:
- the ybaL gene encoding cation:proton antiporter domain-containing protein, producing MPHDTSLIGTVVAGLVVAFLMGALAHRLRISPIAGYLLAGVLVGPFTPGFVADTGLALQLAEIGVILLMFGVGLHFSLKDLLSVRRIAVPGAIVQIAAATALGTALGLWLGWSFAGSLIFGLALSVASTVVLLRALQARDMVETEKGRIAVGWLIVEDLAMVLALVLLPAMFGARGDEGGAGDSAALLQSAGIVFLKVAGFVAMMLVLGRRILPWVLHWVAHSGSRELFRLAVLATALGVAFGAAVIFDVSFALGAFFAGMILGETQLSRRAAEETLPLRDAFAVLFFVSVGMLFDPWVLIEHPVPVLATVAIIIVGKSLAAFAIVRAFGHSTQTALTISVSLAQIGEFSFILAGLGVGLKVMPDMARDLILAGSILSILFNPIFFTLVVRRVRAEHLPDIAEEAAALPAAEPSRTVLIGFGRVGSHIGYLLCSRGEALVVIEDQKDMAAAARAAGATVIVGDATKESVLRQAKIDTAATLLIAIPEGVEAGAIVRRARAINPQLVIVARAHSDEEVGDLVRRGADHVVMAERETATRMAERAMLART from the coding sequence ATGCCGCATGACACAAGCTTGATCGGAACCGTCGTCGCGGGCCTTGTGGTCGCATTTCTGATGGGTGCGCTGGCGCATCGGCTGCGCATTTCGCCAATTGCGGGCTATCTGCTGGCGGGCGTTCTTGTCGGGCCGTTCACGCCGGGTTTCGTCGCCGACACTGGGCTGGCGCTCCAGCTTGCGGAGATTGGCGTGATCCTGCTCATGTTCGGGGTGGGCCTTCATTTCTCGCTCAAGGATCTCTTGTCGGTGCGCCGGATCGCGGTGCCCGGAGCGATCGTGCAGATTGCTGCTGCGACCGCGCTCGGGACCGCGCTGGGTCTGTGGCTCGGCTGGTCGTTCGCCGGCAGCCTGATCTTCGGTCTGGCGCTGTCGGTGGCGAGTACCGTTGTTCTGCTGCGCGCCCTCCAGGCGCGCGACATGGTCGAGACCGAAAAGGGGCGGATCGCGGTCGGCTGGCTGATCGTCGAGGATCTGGCAATGGTGCTGGCGCTCGTCCTGCTTCCCGCGATGTTCGGCGCGCGCGGCGACGAGGGCGGCGCGGGGGACAGCGCCGCCTTGCTTCAGTCGGCAGGGATCGTCTTTCTGAAGGTTGCGGGTTTTGTCGCGATGATGCTCGTCCTCGGGCGCCGTATCCTGCCGTGGGTACTGCACTGGGTCGCCCATTCTGGCTCGCGCGAGCTGTTCCGGCTCGCGGTACTGGCGACCGCGCTCGGGGTCGCCTTCGGTGCTGCGGTGATCTTCGATGTCAGCTTTGCGCTGGGCGCCTTTTTTGCCGGAATGATTCTGGGCGAGACGCAGCTTTCGCGGCGCGCTGCCGAGGAAACGCTGCCGCTGCGCGACGCCTTTGCGGTCCTCTTCTTCGTCTCGGTCGGCATGTTGTTCGACCCTTGGGTGCTGATCGAGCATCCGGTACCGGTGCTCGCGACCGTTGCGATCATCATCGTGGGCAAATCGCTCGCGGCCTTTGCCATCGTGCGCGCCTTCGGTCATTCGACGCAGACCGCGCTGACGATCTCGGTCAGCCTGGCGCAGATCGGCGAATTCTCCTTCATCCTCGCCGGGCTGGGGGTGGGGCTCAAGGTCATGCCTGACATGGCGCGCGACCTGATCCTGGCGGGGTCGATTCTGTCGATCCTGTTCAACCCGATCTTCTTCACGCTCGTCGTTCGCCGTGTGCGCGCCGAGCATCTTCCCGATATTGCCGAAGAAGCGGCCGCGTTGCCCGCGGCTGAGCCGTCACGCACCGTGCTGATCGGCTTCGGCCGCGTCGGCAGCCATATCGGTTACCTGCTCTGTTCGCGCGGCGAGGCGCTGGTGGTGATAGAAGATCAGAAGGATATGGCCGCCGCCGCCCGCGCCGCGGGGGCGACGGTGATCGTCGGCGACGCGACCAAGGAAAGCGTTCTGCGCCAAGCGAAGATCGACACCGCCGCGACGCTGCTGATCGCCATCCCTGAAGGCGTCGAGGCGGGCGCGATCGTGCGGCGCGCGCGGGCGATCAACCCACAGCTGGTCATCGTAGCGCGAGCCCATTCGGACGAGGAGGTGGGCGATCTCGTCCGCCGCGGCGCCGACCATGTGGTGATGGCGGAACGCGAAACCGCGACGCGGATGGCCGAACGCGCGATGCTGGCCAGAACCTGA
- a CDS encoding ExbD/TolR family protein, translating to MRRRRSIFRADPNGSPDINTTPLIDVMLVMLVMFVITIPPPTHKVDVTLPAGPAPFEVRDQNRVSIDTSDIIRWNGNAVDLAELGQLVKAASERAVPATLLFEPDARARYLRVDQAIGAIRRNGGSKIAFPGIQRYGGLV from the coding sequence ATGCGTCGACGCCGCAGCATCTTTCGCGCCGATCCGAACGGCAGCCCCGACATCAACACCACGCCGCTGATCGACGTCATGCTCGTAATGCTGGTGATGTTCGTCATCACCATTCCGCCGCCGACGCACAAGGTCGATGTCACGCTGCCCGCCGGTCCGGCGCCTTTCGAAGTTCGCGACCAAAATCGCGTCAGCATCGACACCAGCGACATCATTCGCTGGAACGGCAACGCCGTCGACCTCGCCGAACTGGGCCAACTGGTGAAGGCAGCGTCCGAGCGGGCGGTTCCGGCAACGCTGCTGTTCGAACCCGACGCGCGGGCGCGCTATCTGCGGGTCGATCAGGCCATCGGCGCGATTCGTCGCAACGGGGGCAGCAAGATCGCGTTTCCCGGCATTCAGCGGTACGGCGGTCTGGTCTGA
- a CDS encoding ABCB family ABC transporter ATP-binding protein/permease, which produces MPPDTASSASPRSEPPILATLRRFLPYLWPAGHREHKLRIIGAGLLVLASKAVQLSMGFVYGAAINRMAPGMQEGIALTIGLVVAYAGARFAGVLFDNLRNVVFERVGQDATRELAIATFTHLHALSLRFHLARRTGEVTKVIERGTKSIDTMLYFLLFNIAPTIIELTAVIVIFWTKFSLGLAAATALMVVVYIAFTRKVTDWRTALRMRMNDLDTLTVGRSVDSLLNYETVKYFGAEGRETARYREVAGQYASAAVKSENSLAWLNIGQSFITNAAMAGAMGYTVWGWSRGIFAVGDVVLVNTLLAQLFRPLDMLGMVYRTIRQGLIDMEAMFRLIDTPSEITDAPGAPALHVAGGAVAFENVVFGYEADRTILNGVSFALGAGETLAIVGPSGAGKSTIARLLFRFYDPQGGRILIDGQDIRAITQQSLRAAIGIVPQDTVLFNDSIGYNIAYGRADARVEEIAEAAKGAAIDGFIAMLPQGYETEVGERGLKLSGGEKQRVAIARTLLKNPPVLILDEATSALDSRTEAAIQDTLERIAERRTTLVIAHRLSTVTSADRIIVLDRGRVAETGTHDQLLAMRGLYADMWARQQAEKEEGTV; this is translated from the coding sequence ATGCCGCCTGACACCGCTTCTTCCGCCAGCCCGCGCAGCGAGCCGCCGATCCTGGCGACGCTGCGGCGCTTCCTGCCCTATCTTTGGCCGGCGGGGCATCGCGAGCACAAGTTGCGCATTATCGGGGCCGGGCTGCTGGTGCTGGCGTCAAAGGCGGTGCAACTGTCGATGGGCTTCGTCTATGGCGCGGCGATCAACCGTATGGCGCCGGGGATGCAGGAAGGCATCGCGCTGACCATCGGGCTGGTCGTCGCCTATGCCGGCGCGCGCTTTGCCGGGGTGCTGTTCGACAATCTGCGCAATGTTGTTTTCGAACGCGTCGGGCAGGATGCGACGCGCGAACTCGCGATCGCCACCTTCACTCACCTGCATGCACTGTCGCTGCGTTTCCACCTCGCGCGGCGGACGGGTGAGGTGACAAAGGTGATCGAGCGCGGAACCAAGAGCATCGACACCATGCTCTATTTCCTGCTGTTCAATATCGCGCCGACAATCATCGAACTGACCGCGGTCATCGTCATCTTCTGGACCAAATTCAGCCTCGGCCTTGCCGCGGCGACTGCGCTGATGGTCGTCGTCTACATCGCCTTCACGCGCAAGGTGACCGACTGGCGCACCGCGCTCAGGATGCGAATGAACGACCTCGACACGCTGACCGTCGGGCGCAGCGTCGACAGCCTGCTCAATTACGAGACGGTCAAATATTTCGGCGCCGAGGGGCGCGAGACGGCGCGCTACCGCGAGGTTGCGGGCCAATATGCGAGCGCCGCGGTCAAAAGCGAGAACAGCCTCGCCTGGCTCAATATCGGGCAGAGCTTCATCACCAATGCCGCCATGGCGGGGGCGATGGGCTACACGGTGTGGGGCTGGTCGCGCGGCATCTTCGCGGTCGGCGACGTGGTGCTCGTCAACACGCTGCTCGCGCAGCTTTTCCGCCCGCTCGACATGCTCGGCATGGTCTATCGCACGATCCGCCAGGGGCTGATCGACATGGAGGCGATGTTCCGCCTGATCGACACGCCGAGCGAGATCACCGACGCGCCGGGCGCCCCCGCGCTGCACGTCGCGGGCGGTGCCGTGGCGTTCGAGAATGTCGTCTTCGGCTATGAGGCCGACCGCACCATTTTGAACGGCGTCAGCTTTGCGCTGGGCGCAGGCGAGACGCTGGCTATTGTCGGCCCTTCGGGCGCGGGCAAATCGACAATCGCGCGGCTGCTCTTCCGCTTCTACGATCCGCAGGGCGGCCGCATCCTGATCGACGGGCAGGACATCCGCGCGATAACGCAGCAGAGCCTGCGCGCCGCAATCGGGATCGTCCCGCAGGATACGGTGCTGTTCAACGACAGCATCGGATATAATATCGCCTATGGCCGCGCCGATGCGCGCGTCGAAGAGATCGCCGAGGCCGCGAAGGGCGCGGCAATCGACGGCTTTATCGCTATGCTGCCGCAGGGCTATGAGACCGAAGTCGGCGAGCGCGGGCTCAAATTGTCGGGCGGCGAGAAGCAGCGCGTCGCGATCGCGCGCACCCTGCTCAAGAATCCGCCGGTCCTGATCCTCGACGAAGCGACGAGCGCTCTCGACAGCCGGACCGAGGCGGCGATTCAGGACACGCTCGAACGGATCGCCGAACGGCGCACGACGCTGGTGATCGCGCATCGCCTGTCGACCGTCACGAGCGCCGACCGCATCATCGTTCTCGATCGCGGCCGCGTCGCCGAAACGGGGACTCACGACCAACTGCTCGCGATGCGCGGCCTCTACGCCGACATGTGGGCGCGTCAGCAGGCCGAAAAGGAAGAGGGCACGGTTTAG
- a CDS encoding OmpA family protein: protein MRKLAVAVALASTALASPAMARDNSWYVGVGGGVMIVEDIDLDIGTVANAGTLDHRTGYDFEGTVGYDFGGFRAEVEVGYREADITGGRFSTPGIPASSTGGLFTGNTPLNGDSNALSFMANGMFDFGDDDGLQGFVGGGAGVARVSVQPVFATNFLDDSDTRFAWQAIAGVRAPLTKHWDAGLKYRFFNVSDLKMVDQLGRDVSGRFRSHSLLGTLTYNFGGAEAPPPPPPAPPPPPPPPPPAPPPPPPPPPVCEPGPYIVYFDWDQSAITPEAAATLDNAISAYNRGCSGQQVMLAGHADRSGSAKYNVGLSQRRADAVKSYMTARGVADGSITTQAFGETRPAVATADGVRNDQNRRVEITYGPNSGM from the coding sequence ATGAGGAAGCTTGCCGTCGCTGTGGCGTTGGCCTCCACTGCCCTTGCGTCGCCTGCTATGGCGCGCGACAACTCGTGGTATGTTGGTGTCGGTGGTGGTGTCATGATCGTCGAGGACATCGACCTCGATATCGGCACCGTCGCTAATGCGGGAACGCTCGATCATCGTACCGGTTATGATTTCGAAGGCACTGTCGGTTATGACTTCGGCGGTTTCCGCGCTGAAGTCGAAGTCGGCTATCGTGAAGCCGACATCACCGGTGGTCGTTTTTCGACTCCCGGGATTCCGGCGAGCTCGACGGGCGGGCTCTTCACCGGCAATACGCCGCTGAACGGCGATTCGAACGCGTTGAGCTTCATGGCCAATGGTATGTTCGACTTCGGTGACGACGATGGCCTGCAGGGCTTCGTCGGCGGTGGTGCCGGTGTTGCACGCGTTTCGGTTCAGCCGGTCTTCGCAACCAACTTCCTCGACGATTCCGACACGCGCTTCGCGTGGCAGGCAATCGCCGGTGTTCGTGCACCGCTGACCAAGCATTGGGATGCCGGTCTGAAGTATCGCTTCTTCAATGTCAGCGATCTGAAGATGGTCGATCAGCTTGGCCGCGATGTTTCGGGTCGTTTCCGTTCGCACTCGCTGCTCGGAACGCTGACCTACAACTTCGGTGGCGCAGAAGCTCCGCCGCCGCCGCCGCCGGCTCCGCCGCCGCCGCCGCCGCCGCCGCCGCCGGCTCCGCCGCCGCCGCCGCCGCCGCCGCCGGTTTGCGAACCCGGACCGTATATCGTGTACTTCGACTGGGATCAGTCGGCGATCACGCCGGAAGCGGCTGCAACGCTGGACAACGCGATCAGCGCTTACAACCGTGGCTGCAGTGGCCAGCAGGTCATGCTCGCCGGTCACGCTGACCGTTCGGGTTCGGCCAAGTACAACGTCGGTCTGTCGCAGCGTCGCGCCGATGCCGTGAAGTCGTACATGACGGCTCGTGGTGTCGCCGATGGCTCGATCACGACGCAGGCGTTCGGCGAAACCCGCCCGGCCGTTGCAACCGCCGATGGCGTCCGCAACGACCAGAACCGTCGCGTGGAAATCACTTACGGTCCAAACTCGGGCATGTAA
- a CDS encoding polyhydroxyalkanoate depolymerase: MLYHAFDMQRSWLAGASALATAGAQVIQHPANPLGYFSASPMFASALEVFAHASAPRGKPGFELYETLVDGETLRVDEAIEARKPFGQLKHFRHAASAGKPKLLIVAPMSGHYATLLRGTVERMIPDHDVWITDWRDARNVPLEAGKFDLDDYIDYLIGWLEHIGPGAHMLAVCQPSVPSLAAAAVMAADKHKCRPRTLTMMGGPIDTRKAPTAVNQHATTRPYAWFQENVIATVPAWYPGAGRRVYPGFLQLAGFMSMNLGNHMMSHWEMFKHLVDGDGESADKTKEFYDEYRAVCDMTAEFYLQTVDAVFQRHLLPKREFEHRGKIVDLGKIDDIALLAIEGERDDISGIGQTKAALTLATELPTAKKKYLMAKGVGHYGIFNGRKWREEIAPVVEKWIRANGG; this comes from the coding sequence ATGCTGTACCACGCTTTTGACATGCAGCGCAGCTGGCTCGCGGGCGCGAGCGCATTGGCGACCGCGGGCGCGCAGGTCATCCAGCATCCCGCCAATCCGCTCGGCTATTTCAGCGCGAGCCCGATGTTCGCCTCGGCGCTCGAGGTCTTTGCACACGCCTCGGCGCCGCGCGGCAAACCGGGGTTCGAACTGTACGAGACGCTCGTCGATGGCGAGACGCTGCGCGTCGATGAAGCGATCGAGGCGCGCAAGCCCTTCGGCCAGCTCAAGCATTTCCGGCACGCGGCAAGCGCCGGCAAGCCCAAGCTGCTGATCGTCGCGCCGATGTCGGGCCATTATGCGACGCTGCTTCGCGGCACGGTCGAGCGGATGATCCCCGACCATGATGTGTGGATCACCGACTGGCGCGATGCCCGCAATGTCCCGCTCGAAGCGGGCAAATTCGATCTCGATGACTATATCGACTATCTGATCGGCTGGCTCGAGCATATCGGGCCGGGTGCGCATATGCTCGCCGTGTGCCAGCCTTCGGTTCCGAGCCTCGCCGCCGCAGCTGTCATGGCGGCCGACAAGCACAAGTGCCGCCCGCGCACGCTGACGATGATGGGCGGGCCGATCGACACGCGCAAGGCGCCGACCGCGGTGAACCAGCATGCGACGACGCGGCCTTATGCATGGTTCCAGGAAAATGTGATCGCAACGGTTCCGGCCTGGTATCCGGGCGCCGGGCGCCGCGTCTATCCTGGCTTCCTGCAGCTTGCCGGCTTCATGTCGATGAACCTTGGCAATCACATGATGAGCCATTGGGAAATGTTCAAGCATCTGGTCGACGGTGATGGCGAGAGTGCGGACAAGACCAAGGAATTCTATGACGAATATCGCGCCGTCTGCGACATGACCGCCGAATTCTATCTCCAGACGGTCGATGCGGTTTTCCAGCGCCATCTGTTGCCCAAGCGCGAATTCGAGCATCGCGGCAAGATCGTCGACCTTGGCAAGATCGACGATATTGCGCTGCTCGCGATCGAAGGCGAGCGTGACGATATTTCGGGGATCGGCCAGACCAAGGCGGCGCTGACCCTCGCCACCGAACTGCCGACCGCCAAGAAGAAATATCTGATGGCAAAAGGCGTCGGCCACTACGGCATCTTCAACGGCCGCAAGTGGCGGGAAGAGATTGCACCGGTCGTCGAAAAATGGATTCGCGCCAACGGCGGCTGA
- a CDS encoding DUF1993 domain-containing protein: MSLYDLTVPAYVNALGALSAQLAKAQTWGSDNAVGELQFAAGRLAPDMFPLPTQIRFACGQAVSGLARLGASGGPDFPDDAADFAEMQDQIARTLTFLDTIDPASLGEDDDRPVSFDLPNGMVFDLTAATYVRDWALPQFYFHVVAAYAVMRHLGVPLGKADYAGYMMQHLRPGTAPAA; encoded by the coding sequence ATGTCGCTCTATGATCTGACCGTTCCCGCCTACGTCAATGCGCTCGGCGCGCTCTCGGCGCAGCTTGCAAAGGCGCAAACATGGGGTTCCGACAATGCCGTGGGTGAGCTGCAATTCGCCGCCGGCCGGCTGGCCCCCGACATGTTTCCCTTGCCGACGCAGATCCGTTTCGCCTGCGGCCAGGCCGTCAGCGGGCTTGCCCGGCTCGGCGCATCGGGCGGTCCCGATTTCCCCGATGACGCCGCGGACTTTGCGGAAATGCAGGATCAGATCGCGCGCACGCTGACTTTTCTCGATACGATCGACCCCGCGTCGCTCGGCGAGGACGATGATCGACCGGTCAGCTTCGATCTGCCCAACGGCATGGTCTTCGACCTTACCGCCGCGACCTATGTTCGCGACTGGGCGCTGCCGCAATTCTACTTCCACGTCGTCGCGGCCTATGCCGTCATGCGTCATCTTGGGGTACCGCTCGGCAAGGCCGATTATGCCGGCTATATGATGCAACATCTACGCCCCGGCACAGCGCCGGCCGCCTGA
- a CDS encoding protein tyrosine phosphatase family protein, with translation MSDFRALTPTYSVAPQISIEDVAAAKAAGFAMIVNNRPDGEDPGAPQGDAIAHACAAEGMAYAAIPIGHSGFSHPQLDALDTLLGDATGPVLAYCRSGTRSTHLWALTRARAGDDIDMLCDAAANGGYDLSALRPMMDALAG, from the coding sequence ATGAGCGACTTTCGAGCCTTGACCCCGACCTATTCGGTCGCGCCGCAAATCAGCATCGAGGACGTCGCCGCGGCGAAGGCGGCTGGCTTTGCGATGATCGTCAACAACCGCCCCGACGGCGAGGACCCGGGTGCGCCGCAGGGCGATGCCATCGCGCATGCCTGCGCCGCCGAGGGAATGGCCTATGCCGCCATCCCGATCGGCCATTCGGGGTTCAGCCATCCGCAGCTCGACGCGCTCGATACGCTGCTGGGCGATGCAACCGGGCCCGTGCTCGCCTATTGCCGGTCGGGCACGCGCTCGACGCATTTGTGGGCGCTGACGCGCGCGCGGGCCGGCGACGATATCGACATGCTGTGCGATGCGGCCGCGAACGGCGGCTATGATCTGTCGGCGCTGCGGCCGATGATGGACGCGCTCGCAGGTTAG
- a CDS encoding ABC transporter transmembrane domain-containing protein, translating to MATKSDKPNPPRKLSSLRMVWHHASRYPLQLLIAAIALGIAAIATLAIPYQFKEMIDSGFVAGGGDVSPHFRFFYVIVLILAIATALRFYFVSWLGERTVADIREAVQRNLLRLAPGFFEENRPSEIASRMTADTAIIEQTVGTTVSVALRNTVMGIGGIAYLFSLSPKLTGGILLGIPIIIMPIVLLGRRLQNVSRSSQDRVADIGATTAEQLGAMKIVQAFGQETREAERFTSAVEANFATAKRRIRLRATMTAIVIGLLFGAITTLLWYGAEGVAAGTITGGTIAAFVLTGGLVAGAFGALTEVYGDLLRAAGAAERLNELLIAEPSIAPPPAPRALPETATGTLEFDHVEFRYPTRPDAPALHDFSLSIRARETVAIVGPSGAGKSTLFQLAERFYDPQGGEIRLDGVALPELDPADLRARIAMVPQETVIFAASARDNLRYGNWLATDDELWAAARAANAEEFLRKLPDGLDTFMGEGGARLSGGQRQRVAIARALLRRAPLLLLDEATSALDAESEKLVQDALEALMHDRTTVVIAHRLATVRAADRIIVMDEGRIVEEGRHDDLVAADGLYARLARLQFQDNLAADQAAVMEK from the coding sequence ATGGCGACCAAATCCGATAAACCGAACCCACCCCGCAAGCTATCGAGCCTGCGCATGGTCTGGCATCATGCCAGCCGCTATCCGCTCCAGCTGCTGATCGCGGCGATCGCGCTCGGCATCGCGGCGATCGCAACGCTCGCGATCCCCTATCAATTCAAGGAGATGATCGATTCGGGCTTCGTCGCCGGCGGCGGCGATGTCAGCCCGCATTTCCGGTTCTTCTACGTGATCGTTCTCATCCTCGCGATTGCGACGGCGCTCCGCTTCTATTTCGTGAGCTGGCTCGGCGAACGCACCGTCGCCGATATCCGCGAGGCGGTGCAGCGTAACCTTCTGCGCCTGGCCCCCGGCTTCTTCGAAGAAAACCGCCCCTCAGAAATCGCCTCGCGCATGACGGCGGACACGGCGATCATCGAACAGACCGTCGGAACCACGGTTTCGGTCGCACTGCGCAATACCGTTATGGGGATCGGCGGGATTGCCTATCTCTTCTCGCTCTCGCCGAAACTTACGGGCGGGATTCTGCTCGGCATCCCGATCATCATCATGCCGATCGTGCTGCTCGGGCGCCGCCTGCAAAACGTCTCGCGCTCAAGTCAGGATCGCGTCGCCGACATCGGTGCAACCACGGCCGAACAGCTCGGCGCAATGAAGATCGTCCAGGCCTTCGGGCAGGAAACGCGCGAGGCCGAACGCTTCACCAGCGCCGTCGAAGCCAATTTCGCCACCGCCAAACGCCGCATCCGGCTCCGGGCTACGATGACCGCGATTGTTATCGGGCTGCTGTTCGGAGCCATCACCACTTTGCTCTGGTATGGGGCCGAAGGCGTGGCCGCGGGCACGATCACGGGCGGCACCATTGCCGCCTTCGTCCTGACCGGCGGCCTTGTCGCGGGTGCGTTCGGCGCGCTGACCGAAGTCTATGGCGATCTGCTTCGCGCGGCCGGTGCCGCCGAACGCCTCAATGAACTGCTGATCGCCGAGCCGAGCATTGCCCCGCCGCCGGCCCCTCGCGCTCTGCCGGAGACCGCGACCGGTACGCTCGAATTTGATCATGTCGAATTCCGCTACCCGACGCGCCCCGACGCGCCCGCGCTGCACGATTTCAGCCTATCCATTCGCGCGCGCGAAACGGTCGCGATCGTGGGCCCCTCGGGTGCCGGCAAATCGACGCTCTTCCAGCTCGCCGAGCGCTTCTACGATCCGCAAGGCGGCGAAATCCGCCTCGACGGCGTCGCGCTGCCCGAGCTCGACCCCGCCGACCTGCGCGCCCGGATCGCGATGGTGCCGCAGGAAACGGTGATATTCGCGGCGTCGGCGCGCGACAATCTGCGCTATGGCAACTGGCTGGCCACCGACGACGAGCTATGGGCCGCCGCGCGCGCGGCCAATGCGGAAGAATTTCTGCGCAAGCTTCCCGATGGCCTTGATACTTTCATGGGCGAAGGGGGCGCCCGCCTGTCGGGCGGCCAGCGTCAGCGTGTTGCAATCGCCCGCGCGCTGCTCCGCCGCGCGCCGCTGCTGCTACTCGACGAGGCCACCTCGGCGCTTGACGCCGAGTCCGAAAAACTCGTTCAGGATGCGCTCGAGGCGCTGATGCACGACCGCACCACCGTCGTCATCGCGCACCGCCTCGCGACCGTCCGCGCCGCCGATCGCATCATCGTGATGGACGAAGGCCGTATCGTCGAGGAAGGTCGCCACGACGATCTCGTCGCCGCCGACGGGCTCTATGCACGGCTCGCGCGCCTGCAGTTCCAGGATAATCTTGCCGCCGATCAGGCAGCCGTGATGGAGAAATAG
- the recQ gene encoding DNA helicase RecQ: MSPDALLPLLKSTFGFDAFRGRQADVVARVMAGAHTLAVMPTGAGKSLTYQLPAVALDGCVVVVSPLIALMHDQLRGARAAGIRAASLTSVDADFADTRQAYRDGQLDLLYIAPERATGEGFRSLVAARAPALFAIDEAHCVSEWGHDFRPDYRLLRPLLDAFPAVPRLALTATADKHTREDILVQLGIPAEGLILAGFDRPNIRYRIAPRGAPAKQLTEFIAANPGPGIVYCPTRDGTERMAAKLAAATGRSVAAYHAGLDPERRARVQHDFVASEDGIVTATVAFGMGIDKPDVRFVAHAGLPKSIESYYQETGRAGRDGDPAEALMLWGAEDFARARMRLGDLPEGRLAGERARLNALAALVETVECRRALLLRHFGENPPLRCGNCDNCIDPPKQVDATVLAQKLLSAVYRTGQSYGAGHVEAVLTGRRDERIAARGHDKLSVFGIVEGEDARLIKPLVRSLMAREALAATEHGGLMFGPTGRAVMKGEVPVLMAEPPARRLSRAGRGDGAAANPVGDPLFDALRATRRDLASEAGVPPYVIFHDAVLRAMASERPASRSDLASIPGVGAKKLEAWGDAFLEVIRRF; the protein is encoded by the coding sequence ATGTCTCCCGACGCTCTTCTCCCCCTGCTCAAATCCACATTCGGTTTCGACGCCTTTCGCGGGCGACAGGCCGATGTCGTTGCGCGGGTGATGGCGGGCGCGCATACGCTGGCGGTGATGCCGACGGGCGCGGGCAAGTCGCTGACCTACCAGCTTCCAGCTGTGGCCCTCGACGGCTGTGTCGTCGTCGTATCGCCGCTGATCGCGCTGATGCACGATCAGCTGCGCGGTGCGCGTGCGGCGGGGATTCGCGCCGCCAGTCTCACCAGCGTCGATGCCGATTTCGCCGACACGCGTCAGGCCTATCGCGACGGACAGCTCGACCTCCTCTACATCGCGCCCGAACGGGCAACGGGGGAGGGGTTTCGGTCGCTGGTGGCGGCGCGTGCGCCCGCGCTGTTCGCGATCGACGAAGCGCATTGTGTTTCGGAATGGGGGCATGATTTCCGCCCCGACTATCGCCTGCTCCGCCCGCTGCTCGACGCCTTTCCAGCGGTGCCGCGGCTCGCGCTGACCGCGACGGCCGACAAGCACACGCGCGAGGATATATTGGTCCAGCTCGGCATCCCCGCCGAAGGGCTGATTCTCGCGGGGTTCGACCGACCGAACATTCGCTATCGCATCGCGCCGCGCGGCGCGCCGGCAAAACAGCTTACCGAATTCATCGCCGCCAATCCGGGACCCGGGATCGTCTATTGTCCGACGCGCGACGGGACCGAACGGATGGCCGCGAAGCTCGCCGCCGCCACCGGGCGCAGCGTCGCGGCCTATCATGCCGGACTCGATCCCGAACGGCGCGCGCGGGTGCAGCATGATTTCGTCGCTTCGGAAGATGGCATCGTCACCGCGACGGTCGCCTTCGGCATGGGGATCGACAAGCCCGACGTGCGCTTCGTTGCGCATGCCGGGCTGCCGAAATCGATCGAGAGCTATTATCAGGAGACCGGGCGCGCAGGGCGCGACGGCGATCCCGCCGAGGCGTTGATGCTGTGGGGCGCCGAAGATTTCGCGCGGGCGCGGATGCGGCTGGGCGATTTGCCCGAAGGCCGGCTGGCGGGCGAGCGCGCCCGGCTCAATGCGCTCGCGGCGCTGGTCGAGACGGTCGAGTGCCGCCGCGCGCTGCTGCTGCGCCACTTCGGCGAAAACCCGCCGCTGCGCTGCGGCAATTGCGACAATTGCATCGACCCGCCGAAGCAGGTCGATGCGACGGTGCTGGCGCAGAAGCTTTTGTCGGCGGTCTATCGAACCGGGCAAAGCTATGGCGCGGGGCATGTCGAGGCGGTGCTCACCGGGCGGCGTGACGAGCGCATTGCCGCGCGCGGCCATGACAAATTGTCGGTGTTCGGCATCGTCGAGGGGGAGGATGCGCGGCTGATCAAACCGCTGGTGCGCAGCCTGATGGCGCGCGAGGCGCTGGCCGCGACCGAACATGGCGGGCTGATGTTCGGCCCCACCGGGCGCGCGGTGATGAAGGGCGAGGTGCCCGTACTGATGGCCGAGCCGCCCGCGCGCCGCCTGTCGCGCGCCGGGCGCGGCGACGGCGCGGCGGCGAACCCGGTCGGAGACCCGCTGTTCGATGCGCTGCGTGCGACGCGGCGCGATCTCGCGAGCGAGGCGGGCGTGCCGCCCTATGTGATCTTCCACGACGCGGTGCTGCGCGCGATGGCGAGCGAGCGTCCCGCCTCGCGCAGCGACCTTGCGTCAATTCCCGGCGTCGGCGCCAAGAAGCTCGAAGCGTGGGGCGATGCCTTTCTGGAGGTGATCCGGCGGTTCTAG